In Francisella orientalis FNO12, the sequence ATCAACTTCTTGTTCAAGGTTTGCAGGCAACTGTTTTTTCAGCACTCTATCAAATTCTTCAAACTTAGGATTATTCTTATATAAATCATATTTCTTCTGCCAATTTGCTTCTAAAGCTTGTCCTTTTTCTTTAGCATCCCAGTACTTGTATACATCATTAGGAATTTCAAAAGGAGCATAATTCCAATCAAGCTCTTTTGCAGCTGAGGCTCTTTCTTGTTCATTCAAAGGCGAGCCATGTACAGATGCAGTACCAGCATTTTCTGGAGAACCAAATCCTATAATCGTTTTACAACAAATCAAAGTTGGTTTATTTTGCTCAGTTTGTGCTTTAGCTATAGCTTTTTCGATAGCCTCAAAATTATGACCATCCACATCCTCAATCACATTCCAACCATAAGCTTTGAATCTCTCGACTGTATTGTCAGTAAACCAGCCTTTTGTATCCCCATCTATAGAAATACTATTATCATCCCAAAATGCTATTAGCTTATTTAAACCTAAGGTACCTGCTAATGAACACGCTTCATGAGATACACCCTCCATTAGACATCCATCTCCCAAAAACACATAAGTATGATGATCCATTACTTTTAAGTCAGGCGCATTGTATCTATCTGACAATAACTTTTCACCCAATGCCATACCAACAGCATTAGCCACACCTTGACCAAGAGGTCCTGTTGTAGTCTCTACTCCAGGCGCATAACCATATTCAGGATGCCCTGGAGTTTTAGAATGAAATTGTCTAAATTTTTTAATATCATCAATGCTTAAATCATAACCACTAAGGTGTAATAAAGAGTACAAAAGCATAGAACCATGGCCATTTGAAAGTACAAATCTATCACGATTTATCCAGTTTGGATTTTGAGGATTATGTTTAAGAAACTTGGTCCATAAAACCGTAGCGATATCGGCCATACCCATAGGCATACCTGGATGTCCTGACTTTGCTTTAAGTGTTGCGTCGATAGATAAAAATCTTATAGCATTTGAAAATTCTCTAGGGATAGATAAAGACATTATTACTTGATCCTTTTACTGTGTTATCAATTTAAAAAAATATAACTATTAAGATGATACAGTAGAGACTTTCATAAAACAAGAAATGTATATAGAATAGTATCACAATACAATAATAAAAACATAATGTATGAAAGGCAAACATAGCCAAATAAACTATAGCATTTATGCAAAACAAAAAAGAGAATTAGAAAACATACAAGTAACTATAGAGAACTTAAGCAACATCTCAGTACTCATAGCCAACACCACACACTCATTTAACTGCTCATTCTCTTTTTTTGAAGAGAAAAATCACGCATGCATCAAGTATAATATAAGTGCCACAATCAAACTAATATGCCAAGACTCTCTCGAGCCATTTGACTATCCCATCACAGTTACAAATAGCATAATAATCACTGAGGATAATAGACTAGTTCAAGATAGCTTACACGAGCCTTTTATCTGCGAAAGCGCATTAATAGATTTACAAGATATTATCAAAGAAGAAATACTTCTAGAGCTACCATTAGCACCAAAAAAAGATGCTAGCTCTTGTAAAAAAACAAAAAAACATTCATACTATAGCGAGCAAGAAACTGTTACTGAAGAAAAACTGAATCCTTTCGAGATTCTCAAGAAACTTAAGTAACAAGACATTTAGAATTTAAAATACATAAAAGAGGTTATCTAAAATGGCTGTACAACAAGTTAAAAAAAGCAGATCAAAAAGAGACATGAGAAGATCTCACGATTCTTTAACAGGTCCAACATTATCTACTGACAAATCTACAGGTGAGTTACACTTGAGACATCACGTGTCACCTAATGGATTTTACAAGGGTAAAAAAGTAGTAGACACAAAATCTGAAGACTAATATTTACTCCAGTCAAATCTTAAAATCATCTCACACTATATTTATGCCTTGGTTAGTGAGTATTTACAAATATATCAATTAGCGACATAGGAAGTTTTATTTATTATGGGTTACAAAATATCTATAGATGCGATGGGTGGTGATAATGGTTTAAATACCACTATCCCAGCAGCTCTTGAAGCAGTAAAAAAAGACTCCAACTTACAAATAGTATTAGTTGGAGATCATCACAAAGTCAAAAGAGCTTTAGACAGATATTCAAAAGTCAAAAAAATAAAACTTCCAGTCTTACAGAGAATAGCTATTCACCACGCTAGCGAAACAGTTAGCATGGATGAGTCTCCTTCAATAGCAGTAAGAAAAAAGAAGGACTCGTCAATGCGCGTAGCCATAAATCTTGTCAAAGATGGGACAGTAGATGCTTGTGTAAGTGCTGGTAATACCGGCGCGTTAATGGCAACTTCAAAATTTGTCCTTAAAACTGTAAATGGTGTTGATCGCCCTGCCATAGTATATGCATTACCTGCATTTAATAGAGACACTAAGCAGCTCAGCAAAACATACATGCTTGATCTTGGTGCTAACGTTGTCTGTTCTTCTGAACAGCTTTTCCAATTTGCTATCATGGGATCGATACTTGCTGCTAGCTCAAAAGGCTTAGCCGAGCCAAGAGTCTCTTTACTAAATATTGGTGAAGAAGAAATGAAAGGCTTAGACAATATCAAGAATGCTTCAAAGTTATTACAGGGTTGTGATTTCATTAACTATCAGGGATATATTGAAGGAAAACATATTTTTGATGATACAACAGATGTAATTGTATGTGATGGTTTTGTTGGCAACGTCTCTTTAAAAACTATGGAAGGTAGCTTAAGACTTATAGAATCTTTAATCAAAAAAGCTATCACTGAAACATCATTATTAATGAAAATACCAGTAATCATGTCTTTGCCATTATTCAAAAAAATGAAAAAAGGTATGAACCTAGATAGCTTTAATGGTGCATCACTCCTAGGTTTGACAGGTATTGTCGTCAAAAGTCATGGTAGCGCAAGTGCAAATGCATTTGAAACTGCTATTTATGAAGCTATAAAAGAAATCAAACATAATATTCCTAAAACTATTCAAGAATCATTAGAAAAAGTTCTTTAATCTCTACCAATCATGATACAATGTTTTTAGACAGTAGGTTTTCTTAGGATTGCCTATGATATAACTTTTGTTACTAATCTAACTAAATAGGTATAACTATATAATGTTTGCACAAATACTTGGTACAGGAAGTTACTTACCTGAGAAAATCTTAACCAATGAAGATATAAGTAAGTTTGTTGATACTTCAGATGAATGGATCAAACAAAGAGTTGGTATAGAAAGACGCCATTGCGCGAATGAAACTGAAACAACAAGCTTCATGGCCACAGAATCAGCAAAAAAGGCACTAGAGTCTGCTAAAATTAATGCTAATGATATTGACATGATAATAGTTGCCACAAGCACTCCAGATTTCATTATGCCATCGACAGCATCCATGGTGCATCAAAATTTACAGATTGATCATTTTAATGTTAGGTGTTTTGATATATCAGCAGCTTGTAGTGGTTTTGTGTATGCTCTTGATATTGCAAAACAATATATAGAAACAGGCGTATCAAAAAATATATTAGTAGTCGGCGCTGAGAAAATGACTAGGGTGCTAGACTGGAGTGACCGTTCGACATGTGTGCTTTTTGGTGACGGCGCTGGAGCTGTAGTTATCTCAACAAGTCCAGAGAAAAAAATTATATCTTCTTTACTTTATACTGACGGGTCATGTTTAGATATGCTTAACGTACCCAACAACCTTCCTACTTCAAGAGGAGAAACTATAAACATAGATTCATATCTAATTATGGAAGGAAACAAAGTTTTCAAATTCGCTGTCTCAAGGCTTTCATCTCTTGCAGATGATCTGATTAAAGAAGCAGGGATACAAGCTAGTGAAATTGACTGGTTAGTACCACATCAAGCAAACTATAGAATATTAAATTCGACTGCTAAAAAGATAGATATGCCAATGTCAAAAGTAGTAACAACACTTCAAGATCATGGTAATACATCAGCAGCCTCAATACCATTAGCGTTAGACCATGCTGTCAGAACGAATCAAATCAAGCCTGGAGATACTATTATCTCAGAAGCATTTGGAGCTGGTTTCGTCTGGGGTGGATTTATCGCAAAAATTTAATCGTTTTTTTGAAAGCTACTTCAATATCTTAAAGGAGAATTATTATGTCAAAAATAGCTGTGGTTTTCCCAGGTCAAGGGTCACAAAAGCTAGGAATGCTTCAAGATTATTATGAAAATTTTGAGACTTTTAGAAGTATCGTAGATGAGGCAAAGACACACTTAGGTTACGATTTATGGGACATAATACAAAATGATGAGTCAACTTTAAATAAAACCGAGTTCACTCAACCGGCATTACTTACTACAAGTTATGCCATATACAAAGTATTAAAAGAGCAAAAGCCAGAGCTAAAAGTAGAATATTTCGCTGGTCATAGCCTAGGAGAATACACTGCTCTACTAGCAGCTGAGTGCATCTCATATAAAGATGCTCTACAACTAGTATCAACTCGCGGCAAGTTAATGCAAAATGCCGTTACAGATAAAGAATGTGCTATGAGTGCAATCTTAGGACTATCAAATGAAGATGCTATAAGCAGCTGTCAAGAAGCATCTGATGTAGGGGTTGTAGAAGCAGCCAACTTCAACTCGACTGGTCAAGTAGTAATATCAGGTGAGAAAGCTGCTGTAGAAAAAGCTAATGAAATAGCAAAATCAAAAGGTGCTAAAAGAGCTCAAATTCTAGCTGTAAGTGTACCTTCGCACTGCTCACTTATGAAAGCTGCTGCAGATAAGTTTGAAGTAGATCTTAACAATGTCGAGTTTAAAAAACCTACTACTGATATAGTACAAAACTTCGATGCGATGTCACATGAAACACCAACAGAGATAAAGGGTGCGGTTATCAAGCAACTTTATAAACCTGTATTATGGACTCAATCAATAGAAGAATTAGTTAAACTTGGCGTTATAGAAGTTATTGAATGTGGACCTAATAAAGTCTTATCTGGATTAGTAAAGAGAATTGATAAATCACTAACTATCAAAGATACAAGTAGTGTCGATAGTTTAGAAAATATTTAAAAGGAGATAATATATGTCTTTAAACGATAAGATTGCTCTTGTTACAGGAGCTAGCAGAGGAATTGGTTTTGAAGTTGCTCAAGCAATAGCTAACAAAGGAGCTATGGTAATAGGCACAGCCACTAGCCAAGGCTCTGCAGAAAAGTTTGAAAATTCTATGAAAGAAAAAGGATTAAAAGCAAAAGGATTAGTTCTAAACATTTCTGACATTGAAAGTATTCAAAATCTCTTTGCTGAATTAAAAGCAGAGAATCTAGCTATAGATATTCTAGTTAATAATGCTGGAATAACTCGTGATAATCTAATGATGAGAATGTCAGAAGATGCGTGGCAATCAGTTATAAACACTAATTTAAGCTCTATTTTCCGCATGTCAAAAGAATGTGTAAGAGGGATGATGAAAAAAAAATGGGGCAGAATAATTTCTATCGGATCTGTGGTAGGCTCTGTTGGCAACCCAGGACAAACAAACTACTGTGCTGCTAAAGCTGGGGTTATTGGCTTTTCAAAATCATTGGCTTATGAAGTTGCAACTCGCAATATTACAGTAAACGTTGTTGCTCCTGGCTTTATAGCTACAGATATGACAAATAAACTTACAGATGAGCAAAAATCATTCATAACTACTAAAATACCATCTGGCCAAATGGGTGAACCTAAAGATATCGTAGCTGCAGTAACTTTCTTAGCTTCTGAAGATGCAAAGTATATAACAGGACAAACTATCCATGTAAATGGTGGGATGTATATGGCTTAAATTTTGCAAAGTTATTGCAAAAGTGATTAAAAAATAATATTATTGGATGTGAATAGTAATTTTAATTTTTTCAAAACAAAAATAAGAAGGAAAAAAACATGAGCGCAAATGAAGTATATGCTAAAGTAAACTCTATTATCGTTGAGCAATTAGGCGTTAAAGAAGAAGATCTTAAACCAGAAGCTTCTTTCATCGATGACCTAGGTGCTGACTCTTTAGATACAGTTGAACTTGTAATGGCTCTAGAAGAAGAATTCGACACTGAAATCCCTGATGAAGATGCTGAGAAAATCAGAACTGTTAAAGATGTTTACGATTATATTGACTCTAAAGTAAACTAATCAAAATTAATCTCTAAAGTCCGTACGATGATATATTCGTACTTTTTCTAAATGAATATAAACAGGTTAATTTAAATGATGAAATCTAATCGTAGAGTAGTTGTTACTGGCCTTGGTATGGTAACACCTTTAGGAAATGATGTCCCTACAACATGGGCTAATATTTTAGCTGGTAAAAGTGGTGTAGCGACATTAACAGGATTCGATACGCCTGCTCCAGATATTAGCGAGTTTAAAGTTAGATTTGCAGCAAGGGTTAAGAACTTTGATGTAAATACACTTGTTGGCAAAAAAGATGCCAAAAGAGTAGATCCATTCTGCTACTATGGCATAGCTGCTGCTAATGAAGCTTTAAAAGATGCTGGTATCGATAAAGTATCTGAAGAAGATTCATATAAGTTTGGTGTTTGTGTTAGTTCTGGTATTGGTGGTATCGAAACACTAGAAACTACAAAATCTGTAATAGACACTAAAGGACCTTCTAAGATATCTCCATTCTGTATCCCTTCATCTATTGTTAATATGCT encodes:
- the acpP gene encoding acyl carrier protein → MSANEVYAKVNSIIVEQLGVKEEDLKPEASFIDDLGADSLDTVELVMALEEEFDTEIPDEDAEKIRTVKDVYDYIDSKVN
- the fabD gene encoding ACP S-malonyltransferase, which translates into the protein MSKIAVVFPGQGSQKLGMLQDYYENFETFRSIVDEAKTHLGYDLWDIIQNDESTLNKTEFTQPALLTTSYAIYKVLKEQKPELKVEYFAGHSLGEYTALLAAECISYKDALQLVSTRGKLMQNAVTDKECAMSAILGLSNEDAISSCQEASDVGVVEAANFNSTGQVVISGEKAAVEKANEIAKSKGAKRAQILAVSVPSHCSLMKAAADKFEVDLNNVEFKKPTTDIVQNFDAMSHETPTEIKGAVIKQLYKPVLWTQSIEELVKLGVIEVIECGPNKVLSGLVKRIDKSLTIKDTSSVDSLENI
- the rpmF gene encoding 50S ribosomal protein L32; translated protein: MAVQQVKKSRSKRDMRRSHDSLTGPTLSTDKSTGELHLRHHVSPNGFYKGKKVVDTKSED
- the tkt gene encoding transketolase, which encodes MSLSIPREFSNAIRFLSIDATLKAKSGHPGMPMGMADIATVLWTKFLKHNPQNPNWINRDRFVLSNGHGSMLLYSLLHLSGYDLSIDDIKKFRQFHSKTPGHPEYGYAPGVETTTGPLGQGVANAVGMALGEKLLSDRYNAPDLKVMDHHTYVFLGDGCLMEGVSHEACSLAGTLGLNKLIAFWDDNSISIDGDTKGWFTDNTVERFKAYGWNVIEDVDGHNFEAIEKAIAKAQTEQNKPTLICCKTIIGFGSPENAGTASVHGSPLNEQERASAAKELDWNYAPFEIPNDVYKYWDAKEKGQALEANWQKKYDLYKNNPKFEEFDRVLKKQLPANLEQEVDQYITSQLANPVKVATRKASQMALEVLCKNMPEMFGGSADLTGSNNTNWSGSIWLNNTDKGANYLSYGVREFGMAAIMNGLSLYGGLKPYGGTFLVFSDYSRNAIRMSALMKQPVVHVMSHDSIGLGEDGPTHQPVEHVPSLRLIPNLNVWRPADTIETMVAWNEAVKSNETPSVMVLTRQGLEPVIQTKEQVSDIVKGGYLVRNNNDARLTIVSTGSEVELAIKVAKEYDDKGIKVNVASIPCVDVFDTQTQEYKKAVIKDDIPAIFVEMAQPDGWYKYMPKAGGEVKGICSFGESAPAEDLFKHFGFTVENISNIVAKYV
- the fabG gene encoding 3-oxoacyl-ACP reductase FabG: MSLNDKIALVTGASRGIGFEVAQAIANKGAMVIGTATSQGSAEKFENSMKEKGLKAKGLVLNISDIESIQNLFAELKAENLAIDILVNNAGITRDNLMMRMSEDAWQSVINTNLSSIFRMSKECVRGMMKKKWGRIISIGSVVGSVGNPGQTNYCAAKAGVIGFSKSLAYEVATRNITVNVVAPGFIATDMTNKLTDEQKSFITTKIPSGQMGEPKDIVAAVTFLASEDAKYITGQTIHVNGGMYMA
- a CDS encoding YceD family protein, yielding MKGKHSQINYSIYAKQKRELENIQVTIENLSNISVLIANTTHSFNCSFSFFEEKNHACIKYNISATIKLICQDSLEPFDYPITVTNSIIITEDNRLVQDSLHEPFICESALIDLQDIIKEEILLELPLAPKKDASSCKKTKKHSYYSEQETVTEEKLNPFEILKKLK
- the plsX gene encoding phosphate acyltransferase PlsX, translating into MGYKISIDAMGGDNGLNTTIPAALEAVKKDSNLQIVLVGDHHKVKRALDRYSKVKKIKLPVLQRIAIHHASETVSMDESPSIAVRKKKDSSMRVAINLVKDGTVDACVSAGNTGALMATSKFVLKTVNGVDRPAIVYALPAFNRDTKQLSKTYMLDLGANVVCSSEQLFQFAIMGSILAASSKGLAEPRVSLLNIGEEEMKGLDNIKNASKLLQGCDFINYQGYIEGKHIFDDTTDVIVCDGFVGNVSLKTMEGSLRLIESLIKKAITETSLLMKIPVIMSLPLFKKMKKGMNLDSFNGASLLGLTGIVVKSHGSASANAFETAIYEAIKEIKHNIPKTIQESLEKVL
- a CDS encoding beta-ketoacyl-ACP synthase III, with protein sequence MFAQILGTGSYLPEKILTNEDISKFVDTSDEWIKQRVGIERRHCANETETTSFMATESAKKALESAKINANDIDMIIVATSTPDFIMPSTASMVHQNLQIDHFNVRCFDISAACSGFVYALDIAKQYIETGVSKNILVVGAEKMTRVLDWSDRSTCVLFGDGAGAVVISTSPEKKIISSLLYTDGSCLDMLNVPNNLPTSRGETINIDSYLIMEGNKVFKFAVSRLSSLADDLIKEAGIQASEIDWLVPHQANYRILNSTAKKIDMPMSKVVTTLQDHGNTSAASIPLALDHAVRTNQIKPGDTIISEAFGAGFVWGGFIAKI